Proteins co-encoded in one Salvelinus sp. IW2-2015 unplaced genomic scaffold, ASM291031v2 Un_scaffold3471, whole genome shotgun sequence genomic window:
- the si:dkey-3h3.3 gene encoding E3 ubiquitin-protein ligase DTX3L, with the protein MANASSKEVFSDVTLTVDPNTFIEPNQVKYILTERGNRVTGTLHYEVQGSFDEIEDLFVKMSSLDRYVAAPNLRDSPLRHQQRSXSPTSVKPVPIVGVVWDFIQQRCSKELKRIQGEDVLINKPGDKMVVTFQSHRKDPVRVHFARERFVTFYQRLATDLKVKTYRLDPQHYKSLQGQFPELLIEGSPSKDNITVTGRYIHIVLLEDFLRRCSSSAVTSQRPLTPQRVSARASGTTRNKQSDEEEESCPICLDAIKENTKETLKCKHSFCRGCLEQAFKTKPVCPTCGAVYGELKGTQPNGGTMTVTKERSCLSGYETYGTIVIQYHIPSGIQKEEHPNPGQTYHGASRTAYLPDSSEGRNVLALLARAFEQRLTFTIGRSSTTGMENMVTWNDIHHKTSRSGGTSCYGYPDPDYLRRLQDELKVKGIY; encoded by the exons ATGGCAAATGCGTCATCGAAAGAG GTATTTTCAGATGTTACTCTCACTGTAGATCCAAACACTTTCATAGAGCCTAACCAGGTGAAGTACATTCTCACTGAACGTGGTAACCGCGTTACAGGAACCTTGCATTACGAAGTGCAGGGATCATTTGATGAAATAGAGGACCTATTTGTGAAGATGTCAAGTCTAGACAGATATGTTGCTGCCCCCAATCTCAGAGACAGTCCTCTTCGTCACCAACAGCGTTCTCYGTCACCTACTTCAGTGAAACCAGTGCCGATAGTTGGAGTCGTTTGGGACTTTATCCAACAGAGATGCTCAAAGGAGCTGAAGAGAATCCAAGGGGAAGACGTCTTAATTAATAAACCTGGTGACAAAATGGTGGTGACCTTTCAAAGCCACAGAAAAGACCCGGTTCGGGTTCATTTCGCCAGAGAGCGCTTTGTCACGTTCTATCAGAGACTCGCTACAGATCTGAAAGTGAAGACTTACAGGTTGGATCCACAACACTACAAAAGCTTGCAGGGACAGTTTCCTGAACTTTTGATTGAAGGAAGCCCCAGTAAAGACAACATTACAGTGACAGGGCGTTATATACATATTGTGCTATTGGAGGATTTTCTACGGCGCTGTTCCAGTTCCGCCGTGACATCACAACGACCCCTGACACCCCAGAGAGTTAGCGCCCGAGCCTCTGGTACTACGCGCAACAAGCAGTCGGACGAGGAAGAAGAGTCATGTCCGATTTGTCTGGACGCCATTAAAGAGAACACAAAGGAGACGTTGAAATGTAAACACTCGTTCTGTAGAGGCTGTCTGGAGCAGGCGTTCAAGACCAAACCTGTCTGTCCAACCTGTGGGGCAGTCTATGGGGAATTGAAAGGGACGCAGCCAAATGGCGGTACTATGACTGTTACTAAGGAAAGATCTTGTTTGTCTGGATATGAGACGTATGGAACAATCGTGATTCAGTACCACATTCCAAGTGGAATACAGAAG GAGGAGCATCCCAACCCGGGTCAGACTTACCATGGTGCATCACGTACAGCGTATCTCCCAGATTCCTCAGAGGGTAGGAATGTTCTGGCTCTCCTGGCCAGGGCCTTCGAGCAGCGACTCACGTTCACTATTGGCCGATCTTCCACCACAGGCATGGAAAACATGGTCACGTGGAACGATATCCACCATAAAACCTCCAGAAGCGGAGGCACCAGTTG CTATGGTTACCCTGACCCTGACTACCTGAGACGTCTACAGGATGAACTGAAGGTCAAGGGGATCTATTGA